From Homalodisca vitripennis isolate AUS2020 chromosome 1, UT_GWSS_2.1, whole genome shotgun sequence, the proteins below share one genomic window:
- the LOC124361961 gene encoding sodium channel protein Nach-like, giving the protein MTLVESISNYIPYLLQPSSILWLGALIGGIYGFLTISLSTLTRYRYNPTVVSLERNYKDWNTTLPAATVCPESKFDEDNLNSVLEKQCCINFNFISFNVHQFPWVILKHISDKEGAQEFLDTLAKLNYSTFNLLPNFPAILPIQYLEAVVNMRYNFEYTVSNSNIENEDLEEQELVLNVNEMGLCYSYNSQVAIYMNPASWKSGNYTHSSTSFSIVGNPLDGDIFTQVMNMDTAYTVYLHSPQEVPDIASKGGSAYEGSYKTQDVGALSIVSAPEIRDLTIAQRKCRFPEESNLALSPVYSYNLCRMECRMKLANKLCGCVPYFYKPSDDYKICDIKGMMCLTEHSEVLIKLLKGEDKIECHCLPPCDDVNFVTETENIMDWTLGTNLKWGLVKYPRERLRRDVLFGIADVLVAMGGTAGLFFGCSVLSLVEIFYFFSLRLLWFTYKKA; this is encoded by the exons ATGACGTTAGTAGAGTCTATTTCTAACTATATACCTTATTTATTACAACCGTCCAGTATTTTGTGGCTTGGAGCCCTGATTGGAGGCATCTATGGGTTCTTGACGATTTCACTGTCCACGTTGACTCGATATCGCTACAATCCCACTGTGGTGTCTCTGGAGCGAAACTACAAGGACTGGAATACAACTCTACCAGCTGCCACGGTCTGCCCAGAGAGCAAGTTTGATGAGGACAACCTCAACAGTGTCCTGGAGAAGCAGTG CTGCATTAACTTTAACTTCATAAGTTTTAATGTTCATCAATTCCCTTGGGTCAT ATTGAAACACATATCAGATAAAGAAGGTGCACAGGAGTTTCTAGACACACTCGCTAAGTTGAACTATTCTACATTCAACCTTCTGCCGAATTTCCCTGCCATCTTGCCGATACAGTACCTGGAAGCTGTGGTCAACATGAGGTACAATTTTGAGTACACAGTCAGCAACAGCAACATCGAAAACGAGGACCTAGAAGAGCAAGAACTCGTTCTTAATGTCAATGAGATGGGATTGTGTTACAGCTACAACTCTCAGGTCGCAATTTACATGAATCCTGC GTCTTGGAAAAGCGGGAACTACACCCATTCCAGCACAAGTTTCTCTATAGTTGGCAACCCTCTAGATGGTGACATATTCACTCAAGTGATGAACATGGATACTGCGTACACA GTGTATCTTCACAGCCCTCAGGAAGTTCCAGACATCGCGTCCAAGGGCGGATCAGCGTACGAGGGCTCCTACAAGACACAAGATGTCGGAGCTCTGAGTATCGTTAGTGCTCCAGAGATCCGTGACTTAACCATTGCACAGCGCAAGTGTCGCTTCCCTGAGGAGAGTAACCTTGCACTCAGCCCTGTTTACTCATACAATCTGTGCCGTATGGAGTGTCGCATGAAGTTGGCCAACAAGCTCTGCGGCTGTGTACCTTACTTCTATAAACCCTCAG atgattACAAAATTTGTGACATAAAAGGGATGATGTGCCTTACAGAGCATAGCG AAGTTCTTATAAAGTTATTGAAGGGAGAGGACAAAATAGAGTGTCATTGCCTGCCGCCATGTGATGATGTCAATTTTGTCACAGAGACAGAGAATATCATGGACTG gaCCCTTGGAACCAATCTTAAGTGGGGACTTGTAAAATATCCTCGTGAGAGGTTGCGTAGAGATGTTCTGTTTGGCATTGCTGATGTCTTAG tgGCCATGGGAGGAACGGCGGGTCTATTCTTCGGCTGCAGTGTCCTCAGtcttgttgaaatattttacttcttctCCCTACGTCTTCTGTGGTTCACTTATAAAAAGGCTTAG